The following are encoded together in the Peromyscus leucopus breed LL Stock chromosome 1, UCI_PerLeu_2.1, whole genome shotgun sequence genome:
- the Hsd17b14 gene encoding 17-beta-hydroxysteroid dehydrogenase 14 isoform X1, whose product MAAVTRYSGKVVVVTGGGRGIGAGIVRAFVDSGAQVVFCDKDEARGRALEQELVGTVFVPCDVTQEGDLQTLISETLSRFGRLDCVVNNAGYHPPSQWPEETSAQDFRQLLELNLLGTYTLTKLALPHLRKYRGNIINISSLVGTIGQSQAVTYVATKGAVTAMTKALALDESRHGVRVNCISPGNIWTPLWEELAMSTPDPSATILEGTLAQPLGRMGQAAEVGAAAVFLASEATFCTGLELLVTGGAELGYGCKSSRSSLAEAPVLPP is encoded by the exons ATGGCTGCTGTAACCCGATACTCCGGGAAAGTGGTGGTGGTGACTGGGGGTGGTCGTGGCATCGGAGCTGGGATCGTGAGAGCCTTTG TGGACAGTGGCGCTCAAGTGGTTTTCTGCGACAAGGATG AGGCCAGGGGCCGGGCTCTGGAGCAGGAACTCGTGGGCACTGTCTTCGTCCCCTGTGACGTGACTCAGGAAGGAGATTTGCAG ACTCTGATTTCTGAGACCCTCTCTCGATTCGGCCGCTTGGACTGTGTGGTGAATAATGCCGGCTACC aTCCACCCTCGCAGTGGCCTGAGGAGACTTCTGCCCAGGACTTTCGCCAGCTGCTGGAACTGAACCTACTGGGGACGTACACCTTGACCAAG CTTGCCCTCCCCCACCTGCGGAAATACAGAGGCAACATCATCAACATCTCCAGCCTGGTTGGGACCATCGGCCAGTCTCAGGCAGTTACCTACGTGGCCACCAAG gGGGCAGTGACAGCCATGACCAAAGCTCTGGCCTTGGATGAGAGTCGACATGGGGTCCGTGTCAACTG catctccccaggaaacatCTGGACTCCACTGTGGGAAGAGCTGGCAATGTCGACTCCAGACCCCAGTGCCACCATCCTAGAAGGGACCCTGGCCCAG cccctgggccGCATGGGCCAGGCAGCCGAGGTGGGGGCTGCAGCCGTCTTCCTGGCCTCTGAAGCCACCTTCTGTACAGGACTCGAGCTTCTCGTGACAGGGGGTGCAGAACTGGGGTACGGATGCAAGTCCAGCAGGAGCAGCCTCGCGGAAGCCCCGGTCCTCCCGCCGTGA
- the Hsd17b14 gene encoding 17-beta-hydroxysteroid dehydrogenase 14 isoform X2 — protein MAAVTRYSGKVVVVTGGGRGIGAGIVRAFVDSGAQVVFCDKDEARGRALEQELVGTVFVPCDVTQEGDLQTLISETLSRFGRLDCVVNNAGYHPPSQWPEETSAQDFRQLLELNLLGTYTLTKLALPHLRKYRGNIINISSLVGTIGQSQAVTYVATKGAVTAMTKALALDESRHGVRVNWKHLDSTVGRAGNVDSRPQCHHPRRDPGPAPGPHGPGSRGGGCSRLPGL, from the exons ATGGCTGCTGTAACCCGATACTCCGGGAAAGTGGTGGTGGTGACTGGGGGTGGTCGTGGCATCGGAGCTGGGATCGTGAGAGCCTTTG TGGACAGTGGCGCTCAAGTGGTTTTCTGCGACAAGGATG AGGCCAGGGGCCGGGCTCTGGAGCAGGAACTCGTGGGCACTGTCTTCGTCCCCTGTGACGTGACTCAGGAAGGAGATTTGCAG ACTCTGATTTCTGAGACCCTCTCTCGATTCGGCCGCTTGGACTGTGTGGTGAATAATGCCGGCTACC aTCCACCCTCGCAGTGGCCTGAGGAGACTTCTGCCCAGGACTTTCGCCAGCTGCTGGAACTGAACCTACTGGGGACGTACACCTTGACCAAG CTTGCCCTCCCCCACCTGCGGAAATACAGAGGCAACATCATCAACATCTCCAGCCTGGTTGGGACCATCGGCCAGTCTCAGGCAGTTACCTACGTGGCCACCAAG gGGGCAGTGACAGCCATGACCAAAGCTCTGGCCTTGGATGAGAGTCGACATGGGGTCCGTGTCAACTG gaaacatCTGGACTCCACTGTGGGAAGAGCTGGCAATGTCGACTCCAGACCCCAGTGCCACCATCCTAGAAGGGACCCTGGCCCAG cccctgggccGCATGGGCCAGGCAGCCGAGGTGGGGGCTGCAGCCGTCTTCCTGGCCTCTGA